One Panicum virgatum strain AP13 chromosome 9K, P.virgatum_v5, whole genome shotgun sequence genomic region harbors:
- the LOC120650916 gene encoding dolichyl-diphosphooligosaccharide--protein glycosyltransferase subunit DAD1-like, producing MPRATGDAKLLIQSLNKAYAATPTNLKIIDLYVICALATAMIQVAYMGLVGSFPFNSFLSGVLSCIGSAVLAVCLRIQVNKDNKEFKDLPPERAFADFVLCNLVLHLVIMNFLG from the exons ATGCCAAGGGCCACGGGTGATGCAAAGCTTCTGATCCAGTCCCTGAACAAGGCATATGCTGCCACACCAACAAATCTTAAG ATTATCGACCTGTATGTGATTTGTGCACTCGCTACTGCCATGATTCAG GTTGCGTACATGGGATTGGTTGGGTCATTCCCCTTCAACTCCTTCCTCTCAGGTGTTCTTTCATGCATAGGAAGTGCAGTACTTGCTG TTTGCCTCCGCATTCAAGTGAACAAAGACAACAAGGAATTTAAG GATCTTCCCCCAGAAAGGGCCTTTGCTGACTTTGTTCTGTGCAACCTGGTGCTCCACCTGGTGATCATGAACTTCCTTGGATAA